The Paenibacillus wynnii DNA window TTCAGAACTTCACCGTCATAGGTAACCATCTCGGCATCATATACAAGTAATGCAGGAAGGATGTCCCCAAACCCCGAGGCGATATTTCCTCCAAGTGTGGCCAAATTCCGAACCGCCGGGGCAGCTATCCCCTTTACCGCAGATGAAACTGCCGAAGCCGCGGACTGTAAGTATATGTTCTTACGGCACTGTGACAATTTAGCAAGAGCACCCAGCGTTAGATAATATTCTGTTGAACGGATCTCTCCGATACCCTCAACACCCCGGAGATCGATTAGCTGATGGGGCATCGCTACGGTCCCGGCATCCCATTGCGTTCGCAGGAGTGTGCCACCGGAGACATATAGAGCGCTGTTCCCCAGAGCTGATTTCAACTCCCAAGCCTCGTGCAGGCTATGCGGCTGATGTAAGCCGGGCTGCCCAAGCAATCCTTCATCCCTTAGCGCTCCCATAGGAACTACCTCCTCTCCAGCAGGCATTCTATTAAAACCTTTGTTCCCGTATATAGGGAACACCCAATGCCTCCGGTGTGCCGGAAGGCTTATTGCGATTGCGGTAGCCCAAATACATCAGCACCAATATAGTCACGAGATAGGGAATCATTTTGAGAAAATACGATGGAACCACACTGCCAAGCAACTGAATACGGAAACCGAGTGAATCCAGCGCTCCGAAGAAATAAGCACAGAACAGCGCTCTTAGCGGATTCCATCTAGCAAATATAACAAGCCCTACAGCAATCCAACCGCGCCCGGCAGTTAGACCTTCGTTCCAGGTTGGTGCATAGGCCAATACCATATCTGCACCCGCAAGGCCGATTAGCATGGCACCTACGATCACATAGCTGTATCGAATCAGTTGTACACGAATACCCATCACATCTGCGGTAGCCGGGCTATCTCCAACGGCCCGCAAATGGAGCCCCCAGGATGTTCGATGAATCAGTAGATGAAGAACAAGCACCAGGACTAGACTGAACCATGTCAAATAATCCATGTTAGCAAATATATTCCCAATAACCGGAACGGGCTCCAACCAACCCAAGTGCAGCTTAGGTAAGGGTCCCGGCAGTGGTATACCGCTGATTGGCTTACCAAGATAAGCACTTAGCCCGCTCCCGAATAAGGTCATCGCAAGACCCGACATTGTCTGATTCGCTCGAAGCGTGACACACAGGAAGGAATGCAACAAGCCTAATACAGCCGTGACGGCTACCGTTGCCAGTAATGCAACAGCCAGATTGCCGGTGCGAATGTAAACAATACAGGTGGTCACCGCACCCATCAGCATCAGCCCCTCGGCGCCAAGCTGGATGATTCCGGCTCGTTCATTCAATATTCCGCCTAGCGTAGCCAGAAGGAGCGGAGTCCCTGCTGAAATCGCTGCTATTAATAACTGAGTAGTAAAGTCCATTCTATAACCCCTCCTTCGAGCTATCCATATAGGATAGCCCTTCCTTAATTATGCGCTCCGGCGAATGCGGAATCGGTGAATCATATCCCCGGCAATCAGGAAAAACAGGATGGAGCCCTGCAGCATTTCCGAAATAGACGAAGGTAATCCTATGGTTTGTACACTGAAACCCCCGACGATGAGACCCCCGAACAGGATGGAAGTAACAATAAGCCCCACCGGGTTCAGCTTTGCAAGCCATGCCACAATAATTGCCGTATATCCGTAACCTGGAGAGATACCTTGCATTAATTTATGGGTGACACCGGACACCTCAGCCATCCCAGCGATTCCTGCCAGACCGCCGCTGATTAGCATTACGATAATAATATGCCGTTTAATATGAATACCTGCATAACGGGCAGCTATCGGATTGGCTCCAATTAGCTTCAATTCATAACCCCAACGGGTAAACCGGATCATTAAGTAATAGATAACTACAGCAACGAGACCGAATATAAGTCCGATATGGAGCCGAGTACTACCCAGTACGGGCAGTGATTGCGCTGCGGTAAACATGGGCGAACCGGGGAAGTTAAAACCTTTGGGGTCTTTCCAAGGTCCGAATACTACATAATCAAGTGCCAGCAATGCTACATAATTCAGCATTAATGAAGTAATAAGCTCATTGACTCCAAAATGTGTTCTGGGAACAGCCGTCATTAACCCCCAGAGGGCTCCCGCAGCGAAACCGAATATGAGCATCAACAGGATGGACCAAAATGAAGAAAGATCGGGACAATAAATCGTCACAGCCGTAGCCGCCATGGCTCCAACCGTAAGCTGTCCCTCGGCTCCGATATTCCATACCGATATCCGGTAAGCTACTGAGATACCCAGTCCGCATAGCAGCAAGGGTATCGCCTTTACCAGTGTTTCTGTGAAGCCGTAGGAGGTGCCAAATGCACCGCGGAACATTTTTTCATATACAGTAAATGGACTCATTCCGTTAGCAGCAATGAATATGGCACAAAACACCAATGCTAGAAATACAGAGAGGACCGGTGTCCACCAAGGTGAACGGGTACGGCTTGAATCGTATTCCAGACGCAGTGAAGGGCGCTTGCCAGTCTTTAATGGAGAAGGTTCAAGCACTGCTGCAGTATTACTTCCATTTATCCGGCTCATACGACGCTCCCCTCTCTGCCCTGTATTCCTGCCATCAGCAACCCGATGGTCTCTCGATCTGCGTTATCATGTGTTTCCTCACCAATAATTGAACCGTTATAAATAACCAAAATACGGTCAGATAACTGTAGAAGCTCATCCAAATCCTCCGAAATGAGCAGAACGCCGCTTCCCGTTCCCCGCAGCTCCATAAGCAGGTCATGAACACCTGCCGCTGCGGCTACATCCAGCCCTTGAGTAGGATGTACAGCTACCATCAACTTAGGCTGATGACTAACTTCTCTGGCAAAGAGCAGCTTCTGTTGATTTCCGCCAGACAACTGCTGCACGGGAGTATCCAGTTCAGGGGTCTTTACATTAAATCTTCTTACAAGTTCCTCGGACCAGGAGCGGTTTTTTCCTGCCTTAAGGAAACCAAACTTGGAGTGATCCTCGCTACGATAGGATTTGAATAAGAGATTATCGACGGAGCCAAGCCGTCCGGCTAATCCGCTTTTCATCCGATTCTCCGGAACATGGGATATCCCTGCGTCGATAGCACCGCGTACAGAAGCCGACTTCACTGAACTACCGTCAAAGGTTATCTCACCATTCTTCCAAGTTCGTAGCCCTGTTAATACCTCCGCAAGTTCCTTCTGTCCATTACCGGCTACACCCGCAACGCCGACAATTTCTCCTTCACGTACACTTAGTGACAAGCCGTCAAGCGCCTTACGTCCATGATCGGCATAGACATCAAGATCCTTAACAATCAGCAAAGGACACCCATCTGTTGCTTCCCTCTCTTGGCGGCTGATCGTAACCTCTCTGCCTACCATCAATCGTGCCAACTCTAATTCATCCGTATCGGCCGTCACCAGTGTGGCAATCATTTTGCCTTTACGCATAACAGAGATGCGATCCGAGGAGGCCATGACCTCTTTCATTTTATGAGTCGTCATGATAACGGTTTTGCCCTCTTGCTTCATAACCTGCAGAGTGTTAAAGAGCTGCTCTGCTTCTCCGGGAGTCAGGACTGAAGTCGGCTCATCCAGAATAATAATATCTGCACCGCGGTACAGTGTCTTGACGATCTCCACACGCTGTTGTTCTCCGACAGACAACTGCCATATCGGGCGGTCCACATGGAATTTCAGGCCAAAATGCTCCGCCAACGCCTCAATTTCCTCATGCTTTTTATTCATCCATTTACTTCCGCGCCAGAAAGACGACTTTTCGCCAAGCACGATGTTTTCCGCTGCCGTGAGGCTTTGCACCAGTCTGAAGTTTTGATATACCATGCCAACGCCAAGTAAGGCAGCGTCTTTCGGGGAACGGATTTTCGCTGTTCTTCCATGTATGAGGATCTCTCCTTCATCCGCTCTGTATACACCCGACAGCATGCTCATGACCGTGCTTTTCCCTGCCCCATTCTCACCAAGCAGCGCATGAATCTCACCCGCATTTGCTGAAAAATCGACTTGATCGCTCGCGGTCACCGGACCGAATTTTTTCACTATACCCCGCATCTCTACTGAATGGTCCAGCATCGTGGAACGCCTCCTTTCCTTATAGTTATAGTACGGGTGGGGAAGGTTCTGTAATAGAACCCGCCCCACCCATTAAGTTGTGCGTGAAAGCTATAATATTTAGAGAAATTCTCTTTAGTTAGGAATAGTTCCCTCTACACCTTTTACGAGCCAATTCATCCCCAGCACTTCTTCAAGTGTTAGCTTTTGACCCTCTTGCACTTTCACGGCATCTTTGTTATCCGTAATCGGTCCTGTGAATACATCCAGCTCACCGCTAATGATCTTGGCCTTAGCCGCTTCCACGAGTGTCTTCACATCTTCAGGAACCTTGCTGCCGAAAGGCGCAAGCTCAACCATTCCGTCGGCCATGTCACCGGAGTACTGTTCATTCGTCCAGGTTCCATCCATAACCGATTTAACAGCTTTTACGTAATACGGACCCCAGTTCCAAACTGGATTTGTCAAATAATTATCCGGTGCGTATTTACCCATATCCGAGTCATTTCCTCCAGCAAAAGCACCGCGTTCCGCTGCAGCCTGAAGCGTGGCCGGCGAATCCTGGTAAGCCATCAATACATCCGCCCCTTTATCCAGCAAGCTGATTGCGGCTTGACGTTCTGTCGTAGGGTCATACCAAGTGTTGGTCCATACCACACTGACTTTAACATCCGGGTTTACGCTTTGTGCACCTAGTGTAAAGGCATTAAGGTTATAGATAACTTCACTAATCGGGAACGCCCCAACATAACCCAGCTGATTGTTCTTCGTCATTTTTCCTGCGGCAATCCCGGAAAGATAACTGGCTTGATAGTTTTTACCGAAGTAAGTTCCCATGTTCTCCGCTGTTTTGTAACCGGAAGCATGAAGGAATTTCACATTAGGGAATTTTCCTGCCACATTAAGGGTGAAATCCATATATCCGAAGCTTGTTGTAAATACAATGTCATGAGATTGCGCAAGCTCTGTGATGATACGTTCCGCATCGGCGCTCTCTGGAACGTTCTCTACAAAGTCTGCTTTAATTCCAAGTTCCTTTTCCATATAAAGACGGCCTTGATCATGTTGATACGTATAACCGCCGTCCCCCGGAGGCCCGATATAAACGAAAGCCACCTTAGGTTTCTCCGTAGCCGGTTCTGTTGTGGCTGCTGTTTCCCCCGTTGTACCTGCGTTTGTTGCCGGTGCATTTGTTGCATTTGTCGATGCGGCATTATTACTTCCACATCCTGCTAGAACTACTGCCAATACCAGCATTAGCAGTAAGCTAAGCGAGAATGACTGACCCCTTTTTTTCATAATTCTCCTCCTCCAAGGTTATAGCAATTTTGGCTTTAGCCAATAATGTATCTCTACTATACTTACGCCCGAGCATTACGTAAATTTATATAACATACGTTTGTTTTATTTTACGAAAAATAGGAGTTTTTCTGTGCATGATGCCTTATATGAGTGTGAATATACTTAAAAAATGTGATATTACCTAACATATTGAAAAATAACTTCTACCATTCGACCTAATTCCCGTTTATCTGACTCCAATGTCTAACAATATCCCCGAACTCTTCATGTGTGTCTGCATCCATGAAATAATGTGCGGAATCGACCTCCAGCACTACCCCTTTATAATCCGGTGAGCGCAGTATGCTGGATGCCCCCCGATCCCCGTCCAAACTCTGCAATACTGGAAACAATGCTTTGGAGAAGAGTGCTGGAGGCATACCCGCTCCCTTATGAGTGCTGGCCACAAAGTCTAATCCCGGAGAATTCTCAAAAGTGTCGATCAGACGATTAATAAGTCCTGTCGTGATAAAGGGTTGATCGGCAAGTGCAACAATAACAGCATCAGGTTGTGTAGGCAGTACAGCATTAAGTCCGCAGCGCAACGAAAAGGACAATCCCAGATGGGCGGTTAAGCATGTCTCAATACGCAACCTTTCCTGCTTATGGACAGCGGGCGGCAGCCACGCCAGCGTGTCATCGGCGCGTACCACAACGACCAGCGGTGACAGATTACAGCGGTCAAGCTCACTGAGCGCGACGCTCCCTAGTGAAATCTCCTGGGACAGCTTCAAAGAAACCTTGGAGACTCCCATTCGTCTGCTTTGTCCTGCTGCTAGGTAGATACCTGCTACTTTCAAAGTGGTCCCCTCCTTTGGCTAGTTTACGCGAGCCTGCCCTTCTAATTTGAATCATCTCAGCAACAATACTTACTGCAATTTCCTCCGGTCCTTCCCCGCCAATGGATATGCCTACCGGAGCATGCAATGAAGGAGGAACTTCAAGCCCTTCAAGAAGCAGATTTATACGCACGGCAGACCCGATAACTCCGATATAATGCGGATCAAGCGGCAGCACTCCTTCTAAAAAATATCGGTCTCTCTGGAACTGGTGGCTGCATATGAGCACATAATCCACACAACTAACTCCCAGACGGGAAGCTGCCTCTACAGGGGGACAAATCACTCTTTCCGCACCGGGGAATTCATTCGTCAGGGCGCCTTCCCGCCAATCGGCGATAGCAATTCGGAACCCCACTTTGGCCGCCAGAGCAGCAATAGGTCCCGCATCATGGCCTCCACCAAAAATCACCAGTCGCGGCTTAGGTTGCAGCAACGTGCTAAAAGCACTGGAATCTGTATGCGGTCCAGGTCGAGCAATCATACCCGGTTCCAACTCG harbors:
- a CDS encoding FAD binding domain-containing protein, which encodes MGALRDEGLLGQPGLHQPHSLHEAWELKSALGNSALYVSGGTLLRTQWDAGTVAMPHQLIDLRGVEGIGEIRSTEYYLTLGALAKLSQCRKNIYLQSAASAVSSAVKGIAAPAVRNLATLGGNIASGFGDILPALLVYDAEMVTYDGEVLNAQPLIEWLNSRWEGAGSTMDIIAEVRIPLTKASEKESCKVEVYHKVGRREAFTPSLVTVALTASMDSSHRISRVRLAAGGGSGRPQRLITAEAMLEGNTYDERLLPLVYEAVVNDFETYSDPFASEAYKKKTAGNLIVSELWKAFEV
- a CDS encoding ABC transporter permease, translating into MDFTTQLLIAAISAGTPLLLATLGGILNERAGIIQLGAEGLMLMGAVTTCIVYIRTGNLAVALLATVAVTAVLGLLHSFLCVTLRANQTMSGLAMTLFGSGLSAYLGKPISGIPLPGPLPKLHLGWLEPVPVIGNIFANMDYLTWFSLVLVLVLHLLIHRTSWGLHLRAVGDSPATADVMGIRVQLIRYSYVIVGAMLIGLAGADMVLAYAPTWNEGLTAGRGWIAVGLVIFARWNPLRALFCAYFFGALDSLGFRIQLLGSVVPSYFLKMIPYLVTILVLMYLGYRNRNKPSGTPEALGVPYIREQRF
- a CDS encoding ABC transporter permease, whose protein sequence is MNGSNTAAVLEPSPLKTGKRPSLRLEYDSSRTRSPWWTPVLSVFLALVFCAIFIAANGMSPFTVYEKMFRGAFGTSYGFTETLVKAIPLLLCGLGISVAYRISVWNIGAEGQLTVGAMAATAVTIYCPDLSSFWSILLMLIFGFAAGALWGLMTAVPRTHFGVNELITSLMLNYVALLALDYVVFGPWKDPKGFNFPGSPMFTAAQSLPVLGSTRLHIGLIFGLVAVVIYYLMIRFTRWGYELKLIGANPIAARYAGIHIKRHIIIVMLISGGLAGIAGMAEVSGVTHKLMQGISPGYGYTAIIVAWLAKLNPVGLIVTSILFGGLIVGGFSVQTIGLPSSISEMLQGSILFFLIAGDMIHRFRIRRSA
- a CDS encoding ABC transporter ATP-binding protein gives rise to the protein MLDHSVEMRGIVKKFGPVTASDQVDFSANAGEIHALLGENGAGKSTVMSMLSGVYRADEGEILIHGRTAKIRSPKDAALLGVGMVYQNFRLVQSLTAAENIVLGEKSSFWRGSKWMNKKHEEIEALAEHFGLKFHVDRPIWQLSVGEQQRVEIVKTLYRGADIIILDEPTSVLTPGEAEQLFNTLQVMKQEGKTVIMTTHKMKEVMASSDRISVMRKGKMIATLVTADTDELELARLMVGREVTISRQEREATDGCPLLIVKDLDVYADHGRKALDGLSLSVREGEIVGVAGVAGNGQKELAEVLTGLRTWKNGEITFDGSSVKSASVRGAIDAGISHVPENRMKSGLAGRLGSVDNLLFKSYRSEDHSKFGFLKAGKNRSWSEELVRRFNVKTPELDTPVQQLSGGNQQKLLFAREVSHQPKLMVAVHPTQGLDVAAAAGVHDLLMELRGTGSGVLLISEDLDELLQLSDRILVIYNGSIIGEETHDNADRETIGLLMAGIQGREGSVV
- a CDS encoding BMP family ABC transporter substrate-binding protein, with the protein product MKKRGQSFSLSLLLMLVLAVVLAGCGSNNAASTNATNAPATNAGTTGETAATTEPATEKPKVAFVYIGPPGDGGYTYQHDQGRLYMEKELGIKADFVENVPESADAERIITELAQSHDIVFTTSFGYMDFTLNVAGKFPNVKFLHASGYKTAENMGTYFGKNYQASYLSGIAAGKMTKNNQLGYVGAFPISEVIYNLNAFTLGAQSVNPDVKVSVVWTNTWYDPTTERQAAISLLDKGADVLMAYQDSPATLQAAAERGAFAGGNDSDMGKYAPDNYLTNPVWNWGPYYVKAVKSVMDGTWTNEQYSGDMADGMVELAPFGSKVPEDVKTLVEAAKAKIISGELDVFTGPITDNKDAVKVQEGQKLTLEEVLGMNWLVKGVEGTIPN
- a CDS encoding NTP transferase domain-containing protein, which translates into the protein MKVAGIYLAAGQSRRMGVSKVSLKLSQEISLGSVALSELDRCNLSPLVVVVRADDTLAWLPPAVHKQERLRIETCLTAHLGLSFSLRCGLNAVLPTQPDAVIVALADQPFITTGLINRLIDTFENSPGLDFVASTHKGAGMPPALFSKALFPVLQSLDGDRGASSILRSPDYKGVVLEVDSAHYFMDADTHEEFGDIVRHWSQINGN
- a CDS encoding XdhC family protein — encoded protein: MDIHDIVMHIKNNDSPAVLASLIGVEGHSYRKAGAVMLFVENGSMGSLSPGCLESDLQLRTSDIWASGQPEIVEYDMLSPDDFSWGEAVGCGGKIKVVLEPVKGELKQILLVANERMARGESLILLRELTSEGGYSYELEPGMIARPGPHTDSSAFSTLLQPKPRLVIFGGGHDAGPIAALAAKVGFRIAIADWREGALTNEFPGAERVICPPVEAASRLGVSCVDYVLICSHQFQRDRYFLEGVLPLDPHYIGVIGSAVRINLLLEGLEVPPSLHAPVGISIGGEGPEEIAVSIVAEMIQIRRAGSRKLAKGGDHFESSRYLPSSRTKQTNGSLQGFFEAVPGDFTRERRAQ